DNA from Elusimicrobiaceae bacterium:
CAACTGCGCAGTGAATCTACCTACAAAGATAATAAATTAGAGGGTGAGTTCAGACGCTTTGATGAGCAAGGCCGTCTGCTAAGTCAGGAACACTATAAAAACGGGTTGCTGGAAGGAGAGGCCGAATATTACTCTTACTGCTCTCAAGGATTTATGAAAACAATAGCCCACTATCTTAACTCACAACTTCATGGCTCTTGGCGCTCCTTTTTCCCCAATGGAGAAACCTGTGTAAATGCTTGCTATCAAAATGGAAAATTACATGGCAAACGTACCGTTTTGTACTACAATGGACAAATTGATTGTGAAGAACATTTTGAAAACGGAAAATTACACGGCAGCCGTAAGTTATATTTTCCGGAAGGAAAAATTTGGTTTCAGGAAAACTATAAAAACGGCCGACTGGACGGAGAACGCTTTAGCTTTTTCCCAAACGGTCAAAAACATGATTGTGAGTTTTATACGGACGGACTGTTGGACGGACCGCGCAAAACCTATGCCGAAAACGGCCAACTCATTTCCGATGAGGAGTATCATTGGGGCGCGGTAGTGCACAACACCGAAAGAAAAGGAGCCTAATATGCACACGATTTCATTATCTGCTCCGGCAAAAGTGAATTTGTTTTTAGAAGTGACCGGCAAACGTCCGGACGGATATCACGAACTAGCCACCTTATTTGCCAAAATATCACTGTCAGATTATATTACGATTTCAGCCGACCAATCCGACGAAGAAGATTTGTTCTTAGAAATTACGGGTCCTTTAGGAAA
Protein-coding regions in this window:
- a CDS encoding toxin-antitoxin system YwqK family antitoxin, whose amino-acid sequence is MKERIICIVTPDSRSYFRATPLAKEFFDKDKNLINTAGVLPDGEVEVFETTTKTVKHYKNGKLNGDLEIIDLNTGEVTFFEKYKDGILIDLEDHTIHGTPILAIPQPQPTYDGTIVKINKSTLSFYRDGKEVAEQTVAANGSTLELLGNIPDGPVREFDDNGQLRSESTYKDNKLEGEFRRFDEQGRLLSQEHYKNGLLEGEAEYYSYCSQGFMKTIAHYLNSQLHGSWRSFFPNGETCVNACYQNGKLHGKRTVLYYNGQIDCEEHFENGKLHGSRKLYFPEGKIWFQENYKNGRLDGERFSFFPNGQKHDCEFYTDGLLDGPRKTYAENGQLISDEEYHWGAVVHNTERKGA